The following proteins are co-located in the Acipenser ruthenus chromosome 35, fAciRut3.2 maternal haplotype, whole genome shotgun sequence genome:
- the LOC117965084 gene encoding uncharacterized protein LOC117965084: MAFCSICCLLVFVAHYGLAGLVVDAFPTLHTAEPGGNITLKCGVDTRKINANLYAVTWYRQEPDGRIQMITYLSTGYIKEGRYSGGIDSKNGQYNLTIAGLHRNDSAVYFCIARAAALQFAPGSSTKLVVSDPLTVPSVELYSPGLFEGDSDWTEPVPVLCLVRDTSPGRHRVLWTIGAEADAPGSAEEGEIEPDGSYSVRSYVTISADHWNSGAVKCEVYNNITNVTEKVSASLRRQDCVPVLFYGLPPFLLLILVLVSVACVYRRLHKTKTDHKSSDAPCRPQRPARHRTVQDYSTEYASLNL, translated from the exons ATGGCATTCTGTTCTATCTGCTGTCTTTTGGTTTTCGTCGCTCACT atGGACTGGCGGGACTCGTTGTTGACGCTTTTCCGACGTTACACACCGCGGAACCGGGCGGGAATATCACGCTGAAATGCGGAGTTGATACAAGGAAAATAAACGCTAATCTATATGCCGTTACCTGGTACCGGCAGGAGCCGGATGGGCGAATCCAGATGATCACATACCTGAGTACTGGCTACATAAAAGAGGGTCGGTATTCCGGAGGAATCGACAGCAAGAACGGACAGTATAATTTAACCATTGCGGGCCTCCACAGAAACGACTCGGCCGTGTATTTCTGTATAGCGAGAGCAGCAGCTCTCCAATTCGCACCCGGGTCCAGCACCAAACTCGTTGTATCAG ACCCCCTGACTGTCCCGAGTGTGGAGTTATACTCTCCGGGTCTGTTTGAAGGCGATTCGGACTGGACCGAGCCGGTTCCGGTGCTGTGTTTGGTGAGAGACACGTCTCCGGGGCGGCACCGAGTCCTCTGGACTATCGGCGCCGAGGCAGACGCGCCGGGCAGCGCGGAGGAGGGAGAGATCGAACCCGACGGGTCCTATAGCGTGCGCAGCTACGTCACAATCAGCGCAGATCATTGGAACAGCGGCGCTGTAAAGTGCGAGGTTTACAACAACATCACCAACGTCACAGAAAAAGTCTCCGCGTCACTCCGAAGGCAAG ATTGCGTTCCTGTGTTGTTTTACGGACTGCCCCCCTTTCTCCTGCTAATTCTGGTCCTGGTGTCTGTGGCGTGTGTTTACAGAAGACTTCATAAAACTAAAACCG ATCACAAGTCCAGCGATGCTCCCTGCCGTCCCCAGCGCCCCGCCCGACACAGAACAGTCCAGGATTACTCG ACGGAGTACGCATCGCTCAATCTGTGA
- the LOC131705227 gene encoding uncharacterized protein LOC131705227, which produces MYYHFFAVFLFLSANPAYYFARVGQLVTVPCVFESTDQVRWFRDNASGGLTEPFPGECGDPGSQCRITSTVESNRVTLTIRDTQRNDSGRYYCAEGSGGSLRFSNASVVIVSGDDSSVSILAPLAVSGSALDSKSTLTLVCLIRGLSSPSVPVRWFISGNLVAEGTPSSGMKVKEGGEGQGDGESYAATSRLTIQMETWRSGSKCACKAQLDRNTSIRSGSVSYAGIHGEGLVAERCLVQYAVFSGVSLLALSAALCGCALWTRRRFKPASTEDSTHVIYKRTPGSGDTKRRGEEDSLVTYASLEFESQKKNNTKKRRI; this is translated from the exons atgtattatcatttttttgcagtttttctttttctcagtgCAAATCCCGCTTATTATTTCGCTCGGGTCGGACAGCTCGTTACCGTACCCTGTGTCTTCGAATCTACCGATCAGGTCCGCTGGTTCCGAGACAACGCGAGCGGGGGACTAACCGAGCCATTCCCTGGTGAATGCGGAGATCCGGGCTCCCAATGCAGGATCACCAGCACCGTAGAGAGCAATAGAGTCACGTTAACAATCCGGGACACGCAGAGAAACGATAGCGGGCGATATTACTGCGCTGAAGGCAGTGGCGGCTCTCTGAGATTCTCAAACGCGTCCGTTGTGATCGTGTCTGGAG ATGATTCCTCAGTGTCTATCCTGGCCCCCCTGGCTGTCTCAGGCAGCGCGCTCGATTCCAAGTCGACCCTGACATTAGTGTGTCTAATCCGGGGCCTCTCCTCGCCTTCGGTTCCGGTCCGGTGGTTCATTTCCGGTAACCTCGTGGCGGAGGGAACGCCGAGCTCCGGGATGAAAGTGAAGGAGGgcggagagggacagggagacggAGAGAGCTACGCCGCTACAAGCCGCCTGACAATCCAGATGGAGACGTGGAGAAGCGGGTCCAAGTGCGCATGCAAAGCGCAGCTGGACAGGAACACTTCTATCCGCAGCGGGAGTGTTTCATACGCTGGGATTCACGGGGAGG gtctggTTGCAGAGCGGTGCCTGGTTCAGTACGCTGTGTTTTCCGGGGTCTCCCTCCTCGCTCTGTCCGCGGCTCTCTGCGGCTGCGCGCTGTGGACCCGCCGTCGCTTCAAACCAG CGTCCACTGAAGACTCCACGCATGTAATTTACAAAAGGACCCCCGGCAGCGGAGATACAAAG AGGAGAGGTGAAGAGGACAGTCTGGTCACCTACGCGAGCTTGGAGTTTGAATCCCAGAAGAAGAACAACACAAAGAAGAGacgcatataa